ACTTCTTTGAGGAGGAGATGCACCGCCTGTCCACCAGCCGCGCCTTCCCCCTGGGGATCATCATCTGCGACGTGGATGGGCTGAAACTGACCAACGACACGCTCGGGCACGAAGCCGGAGACCAACTCCTGCGGACGACAGCGAAAATCCTGACCCGGACTTTCCGCCGCGAGGATATCATTGCCCGGATCGGCGGTGACGAATTTGCGGTCCTTTTGCCGAACACCGACACCGTCACCCTGAAATCCATTGTCAAACGGCTACGCCAGGTCGCCGAGGAGGCCAATGACCAGGACCCGGCGCTCCAGATTTCCCTTTCCATCGGTTACGCCCTCAATGACGGCACCCAATCCAACCTGCACACCACCTTCGAACACGCCGACAACGCCATGTACCGGGAAAAGATGCAGCAGGAAAAAAGTTCTCGCAGCGCCATCGTCCAGGCCCTGACTAAGGCCCTGGAGGCCCGGGACCATGTGACAGATGGCCATTGCGACCGCATCCAGGACTCGGTGCTGAACCTGGCGGCCTGCCTCGATCTGTCCGAGAAGGACAAGAACGAACTCCTGCTTTTGGCCCGCTTCCACGATCTGGGCAAGGTCGGCATCCGCGACGACATCCTTTTCAAACCCGGGCCGTTGACCGAAGAGGAATTTGCCGAAATGCGTGAACACAGTCGCATCGGCTACGATATCGCCAGGGCGGTCCCGGATCTCAGTTCCACGGCAGACTGGATCCTCAAACACCACGAGTGGTGGAACGGCAAGGGCTACCCTCTGGGGCTCAAAGGCGAGGACATCCCGCTTCCCTCGCGGATCCTGTCCATTGCCGACGCCTACGATGCCATGACCAGCGATCGACCCTACCGCAAGGCCATGACCCACGAACAAGCTATCGCCGAACTCAAGCGTAACGCTGGCACGCAGTTCGACCCCGAACTCGTCCGCAAGTTCGTGACCATCGCCCCCTTCATCCCCGAGTCCATTGCCGGAGCATGAAAAGCCTCTGGTTGCACCTTTGGATATCTTTTGAACAACCGAACCAGGGTTACCCAAAGTCTGCCCCCTCACGGCCTCCGGTCAGTACCGTCGCCTCCAGCCCCCGCTGCCAGCCCCTTCGTTCCCCTTGCACCACGCCGATTTTCCCTCTACATTTGAGAAGTTTTGGCTCATGCAGCGCCCCAACCCTGTTCATTGGGGCTATTCGTCGTATTCAGCTCAACGGTGCGGCCTATGACCGAAAAGACATCCTGCCAGGCGCTTCTTCAGGATTTGCTGGAAGAACGGGAAACACCCTGGCAAATCCAGCAACGACTTTTTTCGCGCAAGGAATTTCTGGAAACCGTCCTCTATCAGGCACCGGACGCGATCGTCACCCTGGACACCACCTACAGGGTGGTCGACTGGAATGCGGCCGCCGAACGCATTTTTGGATACAGCCGCGAGGAAGCCTGCGGGCATGAACTCGATTCACTGATCACCTCTGCGGAAACGGCCAGTGAGGCCAAATGCCTCTCCAGACAACTGCTCGACCAGCAGCCGGTAGTGACCACAGAAACCGTGCGCTTCACCAAATCGGGAACTCCCGTGCAGGTCCGCGTCTCCGGAGCCCCCATCGTCACTGACGGAACGCTCCACGGGATCGTCGCCGTTTATACCGACATTTCCGAGCGCATAGCGACCGAAGACGCCTTGCGAGAACAAAAACGCGCTGCCGAACAAGCCCACGGACAATGGCAGCGGACCTTTGACGCCGTTCCCGACCTTATTGCCCTGATCGACACCGACCACCGCATTATCCGCACCAATCGGGCCATGGCCGAACGCCTCGGCCGCCCGGCTGCAGAACTCACCGGTTGTGCCTGCCATACGGTGGTCCACAATCGGGAGACACCTCCGGCCTTTTGTCCCCACAGCCAGCTTCTGGATGAGGGAGATTCTTCCCCTGTCGAAATCACCGAAGACAATCTCGGCGGCGATTTTTTGATCACTGTCACGCCGCTGCACGACGCAGAGGGCCGCCTTTTGGGCAGCGTGCATATCGCCCGGGACATCACCAAGCGCAAGCGCGATGAAAAGCGGCTTGCAAAGATGTCCAAAGAATTCGAACAAGTATTCCACGGCACCCAGGACGCCATGTTCCTCATCGCCGTGGAGGAAGAAGGCGGCTTCCGGTTCATACGCACCAACAAGGCCCACCAGAGAGCCACCGGTCTGGAACTCAAGAC
The sequence above is drawn from the Desulfohalobium retbaense DSM 5692 genome and encodes:
- a CDS encoding sensor domain-containing diguanylate cyclase, with protein sequence MTEKTSCQALLQDLLEERETPWQIQQRLFSRKEFLETVLYQAPDAIVTLDTTYRVVDWNAAAERIFGYSREEACGHELDSLITSAETASEAKCLSRQLLDQQPVVTTETVRFTKSGTPVQVRVSGAPIVTDGTLHGIVAVYTDISERIATEDALREQKRAAEQAHGQWQRTFDAVPDLIALIDTDHRIIRTNRAMAERLGRPAAELTGCACHTVVHNRETPPAFCPHSQLLDEGDSSPVEITEDNLGGDFLITVTPLHDAEGRLLGSVHIARDITKRKRDEKRLAKMSKEFEQVFHGTQDAMFLIAVEEEGGFRFIRTNKAHQRATGLELKTVRGKTPLELLGEEAGAQVSANYQRCVDAGAPLSYEEELVLPGGTRVWHTTLTPVYEEERITSIVGSAQDITERKRAEEHLRYLATTDELTGLYNRRHFMEILDTEIERAKRYEQSLALISLDIDHFKTINDTHGHAVGDAALEHLAAQLLACKRQPDSLGRLGGEEFALIAPHTDRAGATELAERIRSELERTPIELESTSLHPTISLGVTALNIQDNDTIDALLKRADDALYEAKRTGRNRTVTS